GTTTTGCAGTTGCTGAATGACCCAAATCTTGCTGTTAGGGAAGCGGCTATTTTGTGCGTTGAGGTAAGTATGGATTATTTTGTAGGTACATTTTATCTAAATGATTTGTTTAAAATGACATCGAGTTTATGCTAGTTACTAAAAAAGAGTTATGCCATATCAAATCTATAGTTAGTTTTAATTTAAGAAATACTAGTCttagctaaaaataaaaaaagaattgtaAAGGgttaatatgtttttagtccatatAAATACGCGACCTTCAAGTTTAGTCCCTACATAATATAAATAGTAATTGAAGTCCCTACAATAACGGCTGTATGTATAATTGGTCCCTGCTGTCAAATGGATGCTTAGTAGGCTAACAGAATCATGACTGAGCATGCCACAGCAATTAAAATATCCACATGGCATTGTTGActtatgttttgtttatttgatttacaaaataataattatttttaaaaaaacatttatacaATATTAAAAGCAGTAAATACACAAAATCAACACATTAGATCCCTAATTCCCAACTTCAACTTCATTCAAACTCAGATTTGTTTAATCTGCAAACGCCGTTGTAAGATTTAACCACCAACACATTCAATTTAGTAGCTCAAATTCGTTCTTCACCTGCAAACGCAATCGCAAACCTATATTTGCTTCATCCCATCCATTTTCATGATGCGCAGTGATGGAGGAGAAAAATGAGAGAGCCACTGGAAGCTACGGTTTTCAGTATATTTGCCAACGAATGAGTAAGCTCAATGCAAGAGATGGAGGAAGGTGGTGTGTGGCAGATGAAAAACGTTGAGGAAGTTGTACGGCCCCCATAAAGTTAGAAAGGAAAGTAGTAGAAACAGTGATCCTCAAGTACGCTTTGTTTGATGCGCACAGCATTCTTGATGAAATCGAATGTAAATCTTTAAGAAATCAAGTTGTCAAAACACAGAACCTTCACCACAAAAGTAAACATTTTCTCTCATCTTACccttttgtattttcttttaagATGGCGCATAAGATCAAACACATATATACAGGATAGATGAAATTGCTTCTCTTAGGTTGAAATTGGGTCTATCAGTATCAGAGAATCATgtaaatggaaatggaaatacTAGTACTACTGGGTTTGTAGATGGTGACGGCTAAAACACGTGAGAAGAAGGCAATGAGGCTGCTGGAAATTTAATTGATtagggtatttttttttttttcttaagaaaaataatcaagtttttaatttggaaattattagttttaaattgaaacaaataaattatatttaattagttttctttaaccaaaaataaattatatttaattttttattaatattattataaaattatgacTCACTTGACATGTGGACGCCCAGTCAATTTAAATAGCCATGTGGCATGTCCAGTCATGATTGTGATTGTCCAGTCAGCCATCTTTTTACGTCAGGGACCAAAGTTGGTAACCACCATTTTTGTAGAGACtaaaattactattattattattattatgtaggGACTAAACTTGAAAAACCGCATATTTATaggaaataaaaacatatttcaccCAAAAATAAACCAATGCCATATATATTGAAGAATAAaagattgaaatttgaaagtgGGTATAATGGGGGACTTGGTTGGATCTTAGAACTATGCTAACTTGTGATATTTGGTTATACTATAATCTCAAAGctgatttatataaaatttatatatttcactagcgggccaggcaagcgcgttccgcgcctgcctgtgtctaacttatgtccaaaaaaaaagttatgtcttatgttatggtgagtttgttaataaaagatttttgctgctaaaaaaaagatgtgtcttatggagtttgttaataaaaggtttttgttgctactaaaaaaatcaagggtattgttggtattatgaaaagtccacaccaaaactcatgtatctgattagtatagatatagatatagatataaaatCTATGCTAACTTgtgattttatataaaattgaaGTCCTGTTGCCCTTGAAGctttaattttgatattgatCTGGTgctgatttattttttgatagttTGAACTTATCCATTAAATGGAACGTCTCTACTTGtgcatattataaaaaaaataaaaaaataactgtGGATTAcgtttatcttattttatttaacacTTTGGTAATTGATATCATGATGCAATACAAAGGTTGCTTTATTGATATGTTCATACTCATACACCTGAGGCTAGCAATTGTGGATATTTTCACCACAGTGAATGTTGTTGTTAATGCATTTCTTTGACGTTCTCTTTTACAGGAAATGTATACACAAGCTGGACCTCAATTTCGTGATGAACTTCACCGCTACAATCTTCCTTCATCTTTGGTATATGTCAAACAAGAATTGATTTCCTGATTGTTTTGTTATAATTATCTACCTACATAAACACATTTTAACTAATGGATTCAGATCTTTGAAGGCCGTTTTACATTCTAATGTCAGCTAATGTGTGAGTTTATTAACTATTTTTCATTGTATCATGATGGTTTCAGGTGAAAGATATTAATGCCAGGTTAGAGAGTATTCAACCAAAAGTTCGCTCAGATGGTATTCAACCAGGTTATATGACTGGGGAAATTAACCCTAAACCCAAGAGAAATAGTCCAAAGGCCAAAAGTTCTTCAAGGGAGGCCTCTCTTTTTGGAGGTTAGAATATTTGCAATTCTTGGATAACagacatttatatattaatttagcATCGATGCAATTTTATACATGCATCATGGATTTATCTTATCTTACCCATAGTTTCCCTCTTCTACAGGttctttaattgtatattttcctttaatgaaaaattgttcATTTGAGATAGTTGCATGATAGTGAGATTACTGGGGCatactttcaaatttttataactCGGTGAATGTGGAGAGTTGGCATGTTTGTTTTAGGATCCCATATTTGGGTTTGTATGTAGTAGTTATTCTCCTTTTATCTTACCATTGAAGCTTTCATATCTTAATGTTAGAGCTTTTACTTTTTGATGATAAGGGATGCTATTTCAATTGGCAATAGctgtgttgattttatttttatttttttgttgcgTCAATCTGTCACGCCTACATGATAATTGGGATTATACCTTAAGctttaattacttttttccTTGGGATCTGCCTACATTTAGTTGTCTATTggtgaatattttttttctgcatTTCAATGAAAAGATTTACATGAGATGTAAGTGCAGAATGTGTAAAAACTGAGATTATTTTAGTGGTGGAACTTGGAAAGAAATGATTGATGGGGAATGATATGATTCAAACTTCGAAAGAGATAAGTAACATTCCTAGTtgtaaatttcaaacaaaatatttctatattgcATGTTAAATTCTTTGCACAGTCAGAAAGTATATGATTTTGACACTTATTCTCCCCTTAGGTAGAATGTTGACACTTTACTTAATGAACTGCTAGTATTTAAATGTTCATTTTGCTTATTATATTATGAGCAGCAGAAGGGGATGTCACGGAGAAACCCATAGACCCTGTCAAGGTGTACTCAGATAAGGAGTTAATCAGGGAAATTGAGAAGATTGCATCTATCCTTGTGCCTGAAAAAGACTGGTCTGTTCGTATTGCTGCTATGCAGAGAATTGAGGGTCTTGTTCTAGGAGGTTGGTGTTTCAAAATTCCTTTTCAGGATTGTCTGATCTTCATATGCTTATAATACAATATTAAGAACTTGTACCCGTTTTGAAGGATGTTTATGGTGATCTTTTATGAATTTGGTTTTGGGTTTTTATGGTGATGTTGATTCAACACGCGTTCATAAATGGCACTATGTCATAAATAGTTATGGCAAAATATATGTGTTCAACAAATAAATGATAGAAAGGAAAATTAAATGCAACTACCAGCATAAACACTTATTAGACTGTTttagagagcttatggaaacaacttatgatatgTCCATAATATGTTTTCATCTTATTTCCACAAgctctccaagatagcttatgaaaacaacttgtaGCTTTTATGGAAATaatttgactatttttttttatcttttgttataaaaataacttatacatcaacacttatatgataagtgcttatgctagaagggcttaattaagttgtttatccaaaaagGGTCTAGGACCAAAACTATAGCTGTTGAGGGATTagagtcaattttttttttccatttacaGAGGAGGGTATTAGGATCCTAATTCTACAAAACAGGGGGATCGGTGCTTGTTTGGTGCCGTAAACTTTAGTTGAacgttttaaaataaattgattagAGTTCAGAGCCGACAAATCAACGAGGCTATTATGTATTTTGAATTATCTTCTTTGTTtatatcttttctttttatcaaatttttctctattttaagGAAAAGTAGCTCTACATTTATTGTAATATTAACTGAAGTCTATTTTTGTGGAATACAATTATCTTCTTTTGTGTGTCTAATGATGACCGTTGAATCTTCTTAATACTCTCCTTGTCAGGCGCTGCTGATTATCCATGTTTTCGAGGACTCCTTAAGCAACTTGGTGGACCTTTAAGTACACAATTGTCAGACAGAAGATCTAGCATTGTAAAACAGGTGCATGAACATTTTTTATTGTCATTATTTAATGCAAGTTTTgtttgttgataaaaataattgtACCATGTCAAGGTGAAAGTTTGATTTTGTTCATCCTTCTTTATTTCAAAACTGAGGTTTGCGAATATTCTCTGTTGAAGGCTTGATTGCTTGAAGTAATCCTGCTTTGTATATCTCaaagtgaaaaattcatttattgATTGACCTTAGTACTAATACCAAACTAATTTTGGTTTATTGTTTGCTTTATTATAGGCTTGCCATTTATTGTGCTTTTTGTCAAAGGAACTCTTGGGTGATTTTGAAGCATATGCCGAAATGTTTATACCCGTAAGTTCAACCAGTTATCTTTGGTTGTCATAACTGTGATACTTTCAATATTATTAATTCTTGATCTGATAATCAGGTCCTTTTCAAGCTGGTTGTGATTACTGTGCTTGTAATTGCAGAGTCTGCAGATAACTGCATAAAAACGGTAATGTAGTCTACTGATGTAATTGTCTGCATTTTTTTATGCCTTTTACGTGTTCCATATTCACCTTTGTCATTTACCTTTTCAGATGCTGCGCAACTGCAAAGTTGCCCGTGTGCTTCCCCGAATAGCTGACTGTGCTAAAAATGATCGCAATGCAGTACTTCGTGCAAGGTATGGATTGTCAACTATTGAAAAGAGACATGcgaattttttggtttttataaTTCCATTTGTATTGTAGGTGCTGTGAATATGCTCTTTTGGTCATAGAACATTGGCCGGATGCACCAGAAATACATCGTTCAGCAGAGTTATATGAGGATATGATTAAGTGTTGCGTTTCAGATGCAATGAGTGAGGTAGAGTTATAGTTTCCGGTTATTTGACATTTAGTAATATAATTTGACTTAGCTTTTTCTTTGGGTTGCTCTTCTCTATGAGCTTTGAAATAATTTACATAACTTTGGTTGGTGTGTTGCATTTGCAGTTGTGGGAAGTGACATTGTTTCTCTTGTTTCCTCTTTACTTTAGCAACATAGCTATTCCCATTAAAtgtacaataataataataataataataataataataataataataatattgtaaatGTAAATTCCAGTAGTGATACTGAAATTGTAAAAATTCACATGCTGTTGTATTCATTGGTTGGCTTGTCTCGATATGTGTCTGTGTGTGGTaaagaattattaaaaattttacATCAATAAAATTCATGCAAAAGTGACATGTCTATTATGTTTAACCGAAGAAAAGTGGTCTGTTATTGCTTTGTGTTTGTGCATACACATGCACTTGCAGAAATGCAATGACTAAAGATCAGTTTTACTTTTCCAACATGAACATAAGAAAGAAAATAAGCATCGAAAAGGAAGTTCTGTTGTGAGAAACTCACTACTCTCCTGCCATCATGTCCCATAAGGAATCAGGGTTGGAGACATGAAACCATATTTTTTGCATAAATCTACTGTTTTTATCTTTTGGAACACATTTGTTTGATATTGTTTCTCTCTTCTAAGTAAAAGGGTGTTCAAAtgatgtgattattttttattctgttTCATTGTATAATGATGTTTGGTAAGATGTTTTTAGATATTTTCATGCAGGTTGCAGATCAGTTACTCTATAAactatgataatttaatttattactttattcTTTAGCAAGCCTTTTTATCTATCAAATTTCATTTATAAATAGACACTTTTTATGACATCACATTGTTTATAGCAACCACATTATTGTTGTCAAAATATATTCGCATGAAAATGATTACTGTGTAAAAATTTATAGGTACGATCTACTGCAAGAATGTGCTACAGAATGTTTGCAAAAACTTGGCCAGAGCGTTCACGTCGCTTATTTTCATCCTTTGACCCTGTTATTCAACGGGTATACACTTATGATCTTGAGGGTGTTTTTCTTCCTTTATTTTTCTGTTGTAGTCATCTTTTAAAATGAATGTTAATTGCAGTTAATAAATGAAGAGGATGGAGGAATACACAGGCGACATGCTTCACCTTCCATTCGTGATAGAGGTGCACTGATGTCACTACCCAGTCAAGCCTCTGCTTTGTCTAATCCACCTGGTTATGGAACATCTGCAATTGTTGCAATGGATAGAAGTTCAAGTTTATCATCAGGGACATCTATCTCCTCTGGTGTACTTCTTTCACAGACGAAGCCACTTGGTAAGGGTACAGAACGTAGTTTGGAAAGTGTGTTGCATGCAAGCAAACAGAAGGTCTCTGCTATTGAAAGCATGCTTAGGGGCTTGAATATGTCTGATAAGCACAATTCATCTACTCTCCGGTCATCAAGTTTGGATCTAGGTACCAAATAAGTTTGGcagttgtatttttgttttatccTCAATTTTCAGGATTTTAAACTATTTGATGGTTGGTGATAGCGGTGTGTTTCTTATGTAAATTCTTCATGAGCGGCTAAATTTTTCTCTTATTGCCCCTAGTGCAGAAGTTGACCCTCCATCGTCTCGTGATCCGCCTTTCCCAGCTGCTGTCTCTGCAACCAATCATTTGACAAGCTCTTCAACAGCAGAACCTACTGCTTATGGTGTCTATAAAGGTAGCAACCGAAATGGTAGTCTGGGTTTGTCCGACATAATCACTCAAATTCAAGCTTCCAAAGATTCTGCAAAGTCATCATATCATAGTAATGTTGATATTGAGCCTTTACCATCATCTTCCTCATATTCAACTAGAAGGCCTTCTGAAAGATTACAAGAAAGACGTCCTGTTGATGACAATAGTGACATTAGGGAGGCTAGGCGATTTATGAACCACACCACTGATAAGCAGTATTTGGATGCCCCATATAGAGATGGAAACTTTAGGGAATCACATAATAGCCATGTGCCTAATTTTCAGAGACCGCTAGTGAGAAAGAATGCAGCTGGACGTCTGTCTGCTGGCAGGAGGAAGAGTTTTGATGATAACCAGCTATCTCCTGGAGAGATGTCAAGTTATGCAGATGGACCAGCATCTCTTCATGAAGCTTTGAGTGAAGGACTTAGGTCAGGTTCTGACTGGTCTTCTAGGGTTGCTGCATTTAATTATCTTCACTCGTTGTTGCAGCAAGGTCCAAAGGGAACtctagaagttgttcagaattTTGAGAAGGTAATGAAGTTGTTTTTCCAGCACTTGGATGATCCTCACCATAAAGTTGCACAAGCTGCTCTTTCAACACTAGCAGATATTGTTCCAGCATGTCGAAAGCCTTTTGAGGGTTACATGGAAAGAATATTACCACATGTCTTTTCTCGGTTAATTGATCCTAAAGAGGTTGTTAGGCAGCCATGTTCAACAACATTGGACGTTGTTACCAGAACTTACAGTATTGATTCTCTCTTACCTGCACTGTTACGTTCTCTAGACGAACAAAGGTCTCCAAAGGCTAAATTGGCCGTGATTGAATTCGCAATCAATTCCTTTAACAAACATTCAATGAATGCAGAAGGTGCTGCTAATATTGGCATACTAAAATTGTGGCTCGCTAAGTTAACCCCTTTGGTTCATGATAAAAATACAAAGCTTAAAGAAGCAGCTATTACTTGCATTATATCAGTGTATACTCACTTTGATTCAACTGCAGTTCTTAATTTCATTCTGAGTTTGTCGGTGGAAGATCAAAATTCTTTGAGACGAGCCCTTAAACAGTACACCCCTCGCATCGAAGTAGACCTAATAAACTATCTGCAGAACAAGAAAGAGCGACAACGTTCCAAGTCTTCCTATGATCCATCTGATGTTGTAGGAACATCATCTGAAGACGGGATTGTTGGTTTCTCTAGGAAAGCTCATTACCTTGGAAGATATTCGGTTGGTTCCCTAGAAAGTGATGGTGGCAGAAAGTGGAGCTCCCAGGATTCAACTATTTTGAAATCCAGTCTTGGTCCCGTAACTTCTGTTGAAAGTGAGGACAATAATCATAACCATAATCTTGAGACTGATTCTAATTGTGATAATCTTCATTCAAAATCCAAAGATCATGCATATTCAGTCAATCCAATGGGTCAAGATTTCAGCTCTCAATCTAATCAACTTGGACATGTGGACAGTAGCATGGATTTTGAGGGCCTTTCAACTCCTCGTCTAGATGTTAATTGTCTGGTGTCATTAGAGCGTTTAAATGTTGGTGAAGGCTATGCACATGACAAAGAACTTCCTTCTGTATTGGAGCTTAATCAACACACAAATGAAGCTGTAAAGATTAACTCCATGACAGACACTGGGCCCAGTATTCCTCAAATTCTTCATATGGTGAGTTATGCTACTTGTGGAGGACAAGTTGGTTTTTTAATTGttattcatcaaaacaaaagaTTCTGTAAGATAGATAAAGAGTGAGTTAAAGGAATAGGAAGGAAATAAGCATTCTTCATGAACAGCATAGTGtagcaaaaaaaactaagaagaaaaagaatcaTCGGCtcaagaaaaaggaaaaaattgattaaaacaATCAAAGGAACTAAGcattttattgaatattgatAATAGGAGAATGATTTATCCTCAATTCCTCATGGCTCTTTTTACTCGatgcaaaaaattataaatggtACCAGTACCTTAACTAACCCCTCTAACTAGCCAACAACCAACTGTTATAATGATCGCCGAttgagtttttcttttaatctgtcctaaataaaaacagaaaccCCCTAAAAGTCATTGGGTAAAACACCACAAGGAGGCCAAGAACACAAATCAAGGAGAAATAGTGGCTGCCACCATTTTTAAATCTCTAGCATTGTGCTGCAGCTAGTAAGAATGAACACAAGAAAAAGAATTAAACCTTTCCCTGTATCTTTTGTATCCTCACCCTTCCCAAAACCTTGATAATAAGCTGTAGGAAAATTGTCTGCGGTAGCAGGGCAAACCTAAATCTCTAAAATCAGCCTAGAGATCGTTTAAAAGCAGCCTAGTCACATTACAATGTAAAACCAAGTGTCTGCTAGTGGAGACATTTTTAT
This genomic interval from Trifolium pratense cultivar HEN17-A07 linkage group LG6, ARS_RC_1.1, whole genome shotgun sequence contains the following:
- the LOC123889965 gene encoding CLIP-associated protein isoform X2; its protein translation is MEEALELARAKDTKERMAGVERLYQILEASRKSLTSSEVTSLVDSCIDLLKDNNFRVSQGALQSLASAAVLSGEHFKLHYNALLPAVVDRLGDGKQPVRDAARRLLLTLMEVSSPTIIVERAGSSAWAHKSWRVREEFTRTVTSAINLFSATELPLQRAILPPVLQLLNDPNLAVREAAILCVEEMYTQAGPQFRDELHRYNLPSSLVKDINARLESIQPKVRSDGIQPGYMTGEINPKPKRNSPKAKSSSREASLFGEGDVTEKPIDPVKVYSDKELIREIEKIASILVPEKDWSVRIAAMQRIEGLVLGGAADYPCFRGLLKQLGGPLSTQLSDRRSSIVKQACHLLCFLSKELLGDFEAYAEMFIPVLFKLVVITVLVIAESADNCIKTMLRNCKVARVLPRIADCAKNDRNAVLRARCCEYALLVIEHWPDAPEIHRSAELYEDMIKCCVSDAMSEVRSTARMCYRMFAKTWPERSRRLFSSFDPVIQRLINEEDGGIHRRHASPSIRDRGALMSLPSQASALSNPPGYGTSAIVAMDRSSSLSSGTSISSGVLLSQTKPLGKGTERSLESVLHASKQKVSAIESMLRGLNMSDKHNSSTLRSSSLDLEVDPPSSRDPPFPAAVSATNHLTSSSTAEPTAYGVYKGSNRNGSLGLSDIITQIQASKDSAKSSYHSNVDIEPLPSSSSYSTRRPSERLQERRPVDDNSDIREARRFMNHTTDKQYLDAPYRDGNFRESHNSHVPNFQRPLVRKNAAGRLSAGRRKSFDDNQLSPGEMSSYADGPASLHEALSEGLRSGSDWSSRVAAFNYLHSLLQQGPKGTLEVVQNFEKVMKLFFQHLDDPHHKVAQAALSTLADIVPACRKPFEGYMERILPHVFSRLIDPKEVVRQPCSTTLDVVTRTYSIDSLLPALLRSLDEQRSPKAKLAVIEFAINSFNKHSMNAEGAANIGILKLWLAKLTPLVHDKNTKLKEAAITCIISVYTHFDSTAVLNFILSLSVEDQNSLRRALKQYTPRIEVDLINYLQNKKERQRSKSSYDPSDVVGTSSEDGIVGFSRKAHYLGRYSVGSLESDGGRKWSSQDSTILKSSLGPVTSVESEDNNHNHNLETDSNCDNLHSKSKDHAYSVNPMGQDFSSQSNQLGHVDSSMDFEGLSTPRLDVNCLVSLERLNVGEGYAHDKELPSVLELNQHTNEAVKINSMTDTGPSIPQILHMICNADDGSPVSSKQAALQQLFDASITNDQAVWTKYFNQILTAVLEVLDDLDSSVRELALSLIVEMLKNQKDALENSVEIVIEKLLHVTKDVVPKVSNEAEHCLTIVLSLYDPFRCLSVIVPLLVTEDEKTLVTCINCLTKLVGRLSQEELMARLPSFLPALFEAFGNQSADVRKTVVFCLVDIYIMLGKAFLPYLQGLNSTQLKLVTIYANRISQARTGKAIDAVHD
- the LOC123889965 gene encoding CLIP-associated protein isoform X1 encodes the protein MEEALELARAKDTKERMAGVERLYQILEASRKSLTSSEVTSLVDSCIDLLKDNNFRVSQGALQSLASAAVLSGEHFKLHYNALLPAVVDRLGDGKQPVRDAARRLLLTLMEVSSPTIIVERAGSSAWAHKSWRVREEFTRTVTSAINLFSATELPLQRAILPPVLQLLNDPNLAVREAAILCVEEMYTQAGPQFRDELHRYNLPSSLVKDINARLESIQPKVRSDGIQPGYMTGEINPKPKRNSPKAKSSSREASLFGAEGDVTEKPIDPVKVYSDKELIREIEKIASILVPEKDWSVRIAAMQRIEGLVLGGAADYPCFRGLLKQLGGPLSTQLSDRRSSIVKQACHLLCFLSKELLGDFEAYAEMFIPVLFKLVVITVLVIAESADNCIKTMLRNCKVARVLPRIADCAKNDRNAVLRARCCEYALLVIEHWPDAPEIHRSAELYEDMIKCCVSDAMSEVRSTARMCYRMFAKTWPERSRRLFSSFDPVIQRLINEEDGGIHRRHASPSIRDRGALMSLPSQASALSNPPGYGTSAIVAMDRSSSLSSGTSISSGVLLSQTKPLGKGTERSLESVLHASKQKVSAIESMLRGLNMSDKHNSSTLRSSSLDLEVDPPSSRDPPFPAAVSATNHLTSSSTAEPTAYGVYKGSNRNGSLGLSDIITQIQASKDSAKSSYHSNVDIEPLPSSSSYSTRRPSERLQERRPVDDNSDIREARRFMNHTTDKQYLDAPYRDGNFRESHNSHVPNFQRPLVRKNAAGRLSAGRRKSFDDNQLSPGEMSSYADGPASLHEALSEGLRSGSDWSSRVAAFNYLHSLLQQGPKGTLEVVQNFEKVMKLFFQHLDDPHHKVAQAALSTLADIVPACRKPFEGYMERILPHVFSRLIDPKEVVRQPCSTTLDVVTRTYSIDSLLPALLRSLDEQRSPKAKLAVIEFAINSFNKHSMNAEGAANIGILKLWLAKLTPLVHDKNTKLKEAAITCIISVYTHFDSTAVLNFILSLSVEDQNSLRRALKQYTPRIEVDLINYLQNKKERQRSKSSYDPSDVVGTSSEDGIVGFSRKAHYLGRYSVGSLESDGGRKWSSQDSTILKSSLGPVTSVESEDNNHNHNLETDSNCDNLHSKSKDHAYSVNPMGQDFSSQSNQLGHVDSSMDFEGLSTPRLDVNCLVSLERLNVGEGYAHDKELPSVLELNQHTNEAVKINSMTDTGPSIPQILHMICNADDGSPVSSKQAALQQLFDASITNDQAVWTKYFNQILTAVLEVLDDLDSSVRELALSLIVEMLKNQKDALENSVEIVIEKLLHVTKDVVPKVSNEAEHCLTIVLSLYDPFRCLSVIVPLLVTEDEKTLVTCINCLTKLVGRLSQEELMARLPSFLPALFEAFGNQSADVRKTVVFCLVDIYIMLGKAFLPYLQGLNSTQLKLVTIYANRISQARTGKAIDAVHD